The candidate division WOR-3 bacterium genome includes a window with the following:
- a CDS encoding FAD/NAD(P)-binding protein, whose protein sequence is MEHINPYYPIPIKIKKIIPETPNITTFILDGKPFDFEAGQFAELTIPSMGEAPFTPSSSPYDDDMEFTIMKVGRVTDALFNMKEGDLVGVRGPFGKPYPLQNFKGKEVFIVGGGVGFAPLRSLFLALLHDLKSYKKIYVRYGARTPQDIVYKRLIPEWQKIDRVDLLMTVDVGDESWKGRVGVVTVILDKVPVDVKTSPTVVCGPPLMMKFSTQRLVEVGFKHENIYLSMEKNMSCGLGKCNHCRVGKFYVCKDGPVLTWEEVKDIEEPFL, encoded by the coding sequence ATGGAACATATAAATCCCTATTATCCAATTCCGATTAAGATCAAGAAAATAATCCCCGAGACGCCAAATATCACAACTTTCATACTGGACGGTAAACCTTTCGATTTCGAAGCAGGGCAGTTTGCCGAATTGACCATACCCAGCATGGGCGAGGCGCCGTTCACACCTTCCTCATCACCATACGACGACGATATGGAATTCACGATCATGAAGGTTGGGCGCGTTACCGACGCGCTGTTCAATATGAAGGAGGGTGATCTTGTTGGTGTCAGGGGGCCTTTCGGAAAACCGTATCCATTACAGAATTTTAAGGGTAAGGAAGTGTTCATCGTCGGTGGCGGCGTGGGTTTTGCTCCACTGCGATCGCTGTTCCTGGCATTGCTGCACGATTTGAAGAGCTACAAAAAAATCTATGTACGATACGGTGCCAGGACACCACAGGATATAGTCTACAAACGTCTTATTCCCGAGTGGCAGAAAATTGACCGGGTTGATCTGTTGATGACAGTGGATGTTGGTGATGAATCTTGGAAGGGTCGAGTCGGCGTTGTGACTGTCATTCTTGACAAGGTTCCTGTGGATGTCAAAACTTCGCCTACCGTAGTCTGCGGACCGCCGCTCATGATGAAATTCTCGACCCAGAGGCTGGTGGAAGTTGGTTTTAAACACGAGAATATATATCTATCGATGGAGAAGAATATGTCCTGTGGCTTGGGCAAGTGCAATCACTGTCGCGTCGGGAAATTCTATGTTTGTAAGGACGGTCCGGTTCTTACATGGGAAGAAGTTAAGGATATCGAGGAGCCGTTTCTATGA